The following proteins are co-located in the Castor canadensis chromosome 5, mCasCan1.hap1v2, whole genome shotgun sequence genome:
- the LOC141423451 gene encoding uncharacterized protein, translating to MRNPAPPRFSNAQPRLRLKKRGSQRGSSHRAPAASVPPWQPWAPPGGLLVVARTPVDSVDPSALASHRVPHPHAQPQRLQSPRVRATHISGLQDLVLTAVSPHLPQPRHANPQQSQPHSYPPRPRHDDRRGVLGSEARNPLLSARLRRSLQPTAFSPAAPAASGPQACGWRKPEEGGADTISYSLDLAGERRSAQRRPESKTPASPRADRRARVWIPSGCAESLRGRGRLLLLVRWRQMRGSRGRPQVRWQRCNADRDCEAPHSPGRLGRSVAEPLPFPRGGHQPRALAGHPGQENH from the exons ATGAGGAACCCGGCGCCCCCGCGCTTCTCAAATGCACAACCACGCCTGCGATTAAAGAAAAGAGGGTCCCAGCGCGGGTCCTCCCACCGCGCCCCGGCCGCCTCCGTCCCTCCCTGGCAGCCCTGGGCCCCTCCGGGTGGTCTCCTGGTCGTCGCCCGCACCCCAGTTGACTCGGTGGATCCCAGCGCCCTTGCCT CGCACCgtgtcccccacccccatgctCAGCCTCAGAGGCTCCAAAGCCCGAGGGTCCGGGCAACACACATCTCAGGCCTCCAAGATCTGGTCCTGACCGCAGTCTCCCCGCACCTCCCTCAGCCCCGCCATGCAAACCCACAGCAAAGCCAGCCGCACAGTTACCCGCCAAGGCCCAGGCACGACGACCGCAGAGGCGTGCTGGGCTCCGAGGCCAGGAACCCACTGCTCTCCGCCCGCCTGCGCCGCTCGCTCCAGCCGACTGCTTTCTCTCCCGCGGCGCCTGCCGCATCGGGTCCCCAAGCCTGCGGCTGGCGAAAACCGGAGGAAGGTGGCGCGGACACGATTTCTTACTCCCTAGACCTGGCGGGGGAGCGGAGGAGTGCGCAGCGCCGCCCCGAGTCCAAGACGCCAGCCAGCCCGCGTGCTGACCGCCGCGCCCGGGTCTGGATCCCCAGCGGCTGCGCGGAGAGCCTCCGGGGCCGCGGGAGGCTCCTCCTGCTCGTCCGCTGGCGCCAGATGCGCGGTAGCCGCGGCCGTCCCCAAGTTCGCTGGCAAAGGTGCAATGCAGATAGAGACTGCGAGGCCCCCCATTCCCCGGGGCGGCTAGGCAGGAGCGTAGCGGAGCCCCTACCTTTCCCTCGGGGCGGACACCAGCCGCGCGCCCTAGCCGGGCATCCGGGACAGGAAAATCACTGA